The genomic interval AGCCGGTGCTCGGCCTCCAGCACTCGGTTACGCAGGTTTTGCAATTCAGTGAATTGGACGACGAGAGCCTGATGTGCTTGACGCAGAACAATTGAAGAATACATCGGACCACCTACTCAAAGCTACTCGGTGAAATCTCGCAACCGTGCTCGCTGCACAAAAACGTCGATAGAACGCGGCTGATCAGGACCTCACCATTGATACTGCTGAAGCGAAAATGAAAGGTTTAGGTTCTGATTCGAAGAGCCGCTCGGTTGCGACCAGACTGCCCTAAGGCATGTGAAAATTTTTGCCGTTCCATGTGAGCCTCCCTGCAAGGCATGCGACCGAAATTAAAGAGAAATTGGCGCTATATTCTTGTTGGCGTGAATAGTCTTGGCTTGTTGAAAAGTCTTACTTTTTGATCACCTCCCGTGATGCTGGTATCCTCAGGCCGCATTGTTGCGGCTAGGATTTTTCGAATGTTAGATTCGAATTCGGCATGCCCATATATGCCGTTGGTAATACATGGCGGCCAAACAGAAACGCGGAATGCCGTCCATCGTCGATGCTCCGCAAGTCGCGGCACTGGTTGCAATTCTCATGCGAGCATCCATGTGAGGATGTGCCCCTGCTCGGCAGAGAAGCCGGCTTTTCCTTGATGGATGCGCGCTTTTGCGATTTCTTGTGTGGCCGCATTCTTACGGGGATGCTGTTGTCCTGTAAGCGAGTTACTCTCCAGTTTTCTATCGGACGTTGTGGCCGCTCGAGAGGAGTGGACGTTATGCGACATTTTGCTCGCGAGACGGAAACCAATGAAGTGGTTAATGCCCGGCCGCGCGACTCCCGAAAATCTCTTCCATTCGGATTAAGTCGCGGCCTGCGGGGTTCTGACTAAAAAAATGGGGCTGATGGAGTAATGCGCGGCACCAGAGTACTCATCGCAGACCGACATCCGATCGTGCTGCAAGGCCTCACGACCGTCCTCGCGGCGCAACCTGATTTTGCGATCGTTGCATCTTGCAGCAACGGCGCAAGCTGCATCGAGGCAATCCGCGTTCTGGGACCGGATATCGCTCTGCTCGACGTGGCGATGCCCGATATCAGCGCCCCGGAAATCCTCGCCCTTACAAGCTCGGGCGGGGTCGGTACCCACGTCGTATTTTTCACCGCCCTGGCAGAAGACCGTAACTTGATCGAGCTGGCTGCGCAGGGAACTTGCACCGTCGTCACGAAAGATGCGACCCCGGAGGTCCTGATTGACGTCCTGCGCCGGGTTGCGCTGGGACAACCG from Bradyrhizobium arachidis carries:
- a CDS encoding response regulator transcription factor, which translates into the protein MRGTRVLIADRHPIVLQGLTTVLAAQPDFAIVASCSNGASCIEAIRVLGPDIALLDVAMPDISAPEILALTSSGGVGTHVVFFTALAEDRNLIELAAQGTCTVVTKDATPEVLIDVLRRVALGQPQPPLSPDVPEPPIVEEKPFPTQLTDRERQIMRLVSEGLSNKEIGRRLNIADGTIKVHLHHIFQKLDISNRTVLAALAISQNELSLALRESQPSAASPKDPTSAK